In one window of Harpia harpyja isolate bHarHar1 chromosome 11, bHarHar1 primary haplotype, whole genome shotgun sequence DNA:
- the CRIP1 gene encoding cysteine-rich protein 1 — translation MPKCPRCQKEVYFAEKVTSLGKDWHRPCLRCEKCNKTLTSGGHAEHDGKPYCNHPCYAALFGPKGFGRGGAESHTFK, via the exons ATGCCCAAGTGCCCCCGCTGCCAGAAGGAGGTCTACTTCG CTGAGAAGGTGACTTCTCTGGGGAAGGACTGGCACCGGCCCTGCTTGAGATGCGAGAAGTGTAACAAGACCCTGACGTCTGGAGGCCATGCAGAG cacgATGGCAAGCCGTACTGCAACCACCCCTGCTATGCTGCCTTGTTTGGGCCCAAAG GGTTTGGCCGGGGAGGAGCTGAGAGCCACACGTTCAAGTAA
- the CRIP2 gene encoding cysteine-rich protein 2 — translation MASKCPKCDKTVYFAEKVSSLGKDWHKFCLKCERCNKTLTPGGHAEHDGKPFCHKPCYATLFGPKGVNIGGAGSYIYDKPQIEGQTAPGPIEHPVKVEERKVNAAPPKGPSKASSVTTFTGEPNMCPRCGKRVYFAEKVTSLGKDWHRPCLRCERCSKTLTPGGHAEHDGQPYCHKPCYGILFGPKGVNTGAVGSYIYDKDPEAKNQP, via the exons ATGGCATCCAAGTGCCCCAAGTGCGACAAGACCGTGTACTTCG CCGAGAAGGTGTCCTCCCTGGGCAAAGACTGGCACAAGTTCTGCCTGAAGTGTGAGCGCTGCAACAAGACCCTGACCCCGGGCGGGCACGCCGAG caTGATGGGAAACCCTTCTGCCACAAGCCCTGCTACGCCACGCTGTTCGGCCCCAAAG GGGTGAACATTGGCGGTGCCGGGTCCTACATCTATGACAAGCCGCAGATTGAGGGGCAGACTGCTCCAGGACCGATCGAGCACCCGGTGaaggtggaggagaggaaggtGAACGCTGCGCCTCCCAAGGGACCCAGCAAAG cctCCAGTGTCACCACCTTCACCGGGGAGCCCAACATGTGCCCACGCTGCGGCAAGAGAGTCTACTTTG CCGAGAAGGTGACTTCGCTGGGGAAGGACTGGCACCGTCCCTGCCTACGCTGCGAGCGCTGCAGCAAGACGCTGACCCCGGGGGGCCACGCTGAG CACGATGGACAGCCGTACTGCCACAAGCCCTGCTACGGGATCCTCTTCGGGCCAAAGG GAGTCAACACCGGAGCTGTGGGAAGCTACATCTACGACAAAGACCCTGAGGCGAAGAACCAGCCCTAG